Below is a genomic region from Flavobacteriales bacterium.
GGAATAGACCTGGAGGTGCGTGAAGCGGAAGTGATTTCCATTGTGGGATCTTCCGGTGCGGGTAAATCGACCTTGCTTCATATTTTAGGAACCTTGGATCGGGCGGATAAGGGGACCTATTTTTTTAATGGTACCGATTTATCGAAATTAAACGATGCCGCACTGGCACAATTTCGAAATCAACATATCGGATTTGTATTTCAATTTCATCAATTGTTACCGGAGTTTACGGCATTGGAAAATGTATGTATGCCTGCTTTCATTGGGAAAAAGGACGTGAAGGCGAGTCAAAAAAGTGCGCAGGAATTACTGGAATTTCTCGGTTTATCATCACGACTTACACATAAGCCATCAGAGCTTTCCGGTGGAGAACAACAGCGGGTGGCCGTTGCGCGTGCTTTGATGAATGAGCCCGGATTAATACTTGCCGATGAACCATCGGGAAATCTTGATTCGACCAATGCCCGCGAATTGCACAAATTATTTTTCGAATTACGGGATCAGTTTAAACAAACATTCATCATTGTAACCCACAATGAAGAATTAGCGAACATGGCAGATCGTAAACTGGTGATTAAAGACGGAGTGTTTCTTGCCTGATGAACCGGGAATTACTTTTCGATTTTCTGAATGAAAAAGCAGAACAGTACGAAGAACCATCGTTTATTTCTTCCGATCCGCTCTCTATTCCGCATCGCTATCAAAAAAAAGAAGATATAGAAATCGCAGGATTTTTATCGGCGACCATTGCATGGGGACAACGCATTACCATTGTAAAAAACGCCGAACGTCTGATGCAATTAATGGATGATTCGCCGTATGAATTTGTCACTTCACACAGTGAAAAAGACCTCCTTCGTTTATCGCGTTTTGTTCACCGCACAC
It encodes:
- a CDS encoding ABC transporter ATP-binding protein; amino-acid sequence: MIEIKGIEKAYGELKVLKGIDLEVREAEVISIVGSSGAGKSTLLHILGTLDRADKGTYFFNGTDLSKLNDAALAQFRNQHIGFVFQFHQLLPEFTALENVCMPAFIGKKDVKASQKSAQELLEFLGLSSRLTHKPSELSGGEQQRVAVARALMNEPGLILADEPSGNLDSTNARELHKLFFELRDQFKQTFIIVTHNEELANMADRKLVIKDGVFLA